From the Kitasatospora viridis genome, one window contains:
- a CDS encoding threonine aldolase family protein: MTSNARDRRLTALRASERVLSGKRPQTVREQLDRLATLDGLDELPDSYGEFGAIARLEQRVAELLGTEAAVWFPSGTMAQQVALRFGAELTGRDAVALHPMSHLERWERQAYSQLTGLRALWPTAAPRPYTAEELAGLGQPYGTAVVELPLRDAGFLLPSWDELVAVVEAARAAGARVHFDGARLWESAPHFGRPLPELAGLADSVYVSVYKALGSSHGALLAGNAALDGYARSWRHRHGGQLWTNWAAALAALDGLATELPRIPGYVRHAKLVATALAELPGARINPAPPQTESFQLYLPHPAEALSAANLELAETERTWFATGWTDALPGLAMAEIRVGADALEWTAEDVLAAGLRLLELVAKQR, from the coding sequence ATGACCTCGAACGCCAGAGACCGTCGCCTCACCGCCCTCCGCGCCAGCGAGCGGGTCCTGAGCGGCAAGCGCCCGCAGACCGTCCGGGAGCAGCTCGACCGCCTCGCCACACTCGACGGGCTGGACGAACTCCCCGACTCCTACGGCGAGTTCGGCGCGATCGCGCGGCTGGAGCAGCGGGTAGCCGAGCTGCTCGGCACCGAGGCGGCCGTCTGGTTCCCGAGCGGCACCATGGCCCAGCAGGTCGCCCTGCGCTTCGGCGCCGAGCTGACCGGGCGGGACGCCGTGGCGCTGCACCCGATGAGCCACCTGGAGCGCTGGGAGCGCCAGGCCTACAGCCAGCTGACCGGCCTGCGCGCGCTCTGGCCGACCGCCGCCCCGCGCCCGTACACCGCCGAGGAGCTGGCCGGGCTCGGCCAGCCCTACGGCACGGCGGTGGTCGAGCTGCCGCTGCGCGACGCCGGCTTCCTGCTGCCCTCCTGGGACGAGCTGGTCGCGGTGGTCGAGGCGGCCCGGGCCGCCGGCGCCCGGGTGCACTTCGACGGCGCCCGGCTCTGGGAGTCGGCGCCGCACTTCGGCCGGCCGCTGCCCGAGCTCGCCGGGCTGGCCGACAGCGTCTACGTCTCGGTCTACAAGGCGCTCGGCAGCAGCCACGGCGCCCTGCTGGCCGGGAACGCCGCGCTGGACGGCTACGCCCGCAGCTGGCGGCACCGGCACGGCGGGCAGCTGTGGACCAACTGGGCGGCCGCGCTCGCCGCGCTGGACGGCCTGGCGACCGAGCTGCCCCGGATCCCCGGGTACGTCCGGCACGCCAAGCTCGTCGCCACCGCGCTGGCCGAGCTGCCCGGCGCCCGGATCAACCCCGCTCCCCCGCAGACCGAGAGCTTCCAGCTCTACCTGCCGCACCCCGCCGAGGCGCTGTCGGCGGCCAACCTGGAGCTGGCCGAGACCGAGCGCACCTGGTTCGCCACCGGCTGGACGGACGCGCTGCCGGGCCTGGCGATGGCCGAGATCCGGGTCGGCGCCGACGCCCTGGAGTGGACCGCCGAGGACGTGCTGGCGGCCGGCCTGCGGCTGCTGGAGCTGGTGGCGAAGCAGCGGTGA
- a CDS encoding uridine kinase, with protein sequence MRLQPISWPRLTGQLADRIERLTPQDGGQWPRVALDGASAAHPERLAERLADELRLRGRAVQRIRSVDFLRSASLRLEYGHQDPDAYLDRWLDDNALFREVFTPLDPGGSGRVLPDLRDPRTDRSTRSGYRELAPGTVLLLDGALLLGRWFPLDLTVHLLLSPAALARRTGPGEQWTLPAFARYESEVRPTEAADVVVRVDDPKHPAWNVV encoded by the coding sequence ATGCGGCTGCAACCGATCTCCTGGCCCCGGCTCACCGGCCAACTCGCCGACCGGATCGAGCGGCTGACGCCGCAGGACGGCGGGCAGTGGCCCCGGGTGGCACTGGACGGGGCGTCGGCGGCGCACCCGGAGCGGCTGGCCGAGCGGTTGGCCGACGAGCTGCGGCTGCGCGGCCGGGCGGTGCAGCGGATCCGGTCGGTGGACTTCCTGCGGTCGGCCTCGCTGCGGCTGGAGTACGGCCACCAGGACCCGGACGCCTACCTGGACCGCTGGCTGGACGACAACGCCTTGTTCCGCGAGGTGTTCACGCCGCTCGACCCGGGCGGCAGCGGCCGGGTGCTGCCGGACCTGCGGGACCCGCGCACCGACCGGTCCACCCGCAGCGGCTACCGCGAACTGGCGCCCGGCACGGTGCTGCTGCTGGACGGGGCGCTGCTGCTCGGGCGCTGGTTCCCGCTGGACCTGACGGTGCACCTGCTGCTCTCGCCGGCCGCGCTGGCCCGCCGCACCGGGCCGGGGGAGCAGTGGACGCTGCCCGCCTTCGCCCGGTACGAGTCCGAGGTGCGGCCGACGGAGGCGGCGGACGTGGTGGTGCGGGTGGACGACCCGAAGCACCCAGCTTGGAACGTGGTGTGA
- the kynU gene encoding kynureninase — MTVPTTREQCAALDAADPLGPLRKEFTLPADAVYLDGNSLGVLPVRTPEVVRRTVEEEWGQGLITSWNAAGWTELPHTLGDRIAPLVGAAAGEVLVCDSVSVNLFKILTAALRMRPGRRTVLGERDTFPTDLYIAEGVTGLFDGARSVLLGSLDELDEQLAGGDVAVVLLSHVDYRTGVLLDMAEITERVHRAGALMVWDLCHSAGALPIDLTACQVDFAVGCTYKYLNAGPCAPGFLYAAPRHHAAVRQPLTGWFGHAEPFSFKPEYRPTEGIGQFLTSFPPLLALAGLRATLEIWEQVDLAQVRAKSLALTELFMGRCAQLGLEVVTPAEPERRGSQVALRHPDGFPVVQALIERGVIGDFRAPDLMRFGFTPLYTSYTDAWDAAEALREVLASGEWQAERFHRRGAVT, encoded by the coding sequence GTGACCGTCCCCACCACCCGTGAGCAGTGCGCGGCGCTCGACGCCGCCGATCCGCTGGGCCCGCTGCGCAAGGAGTTCACGCTCCCCGCCGACGCCGTCTACCTCGACGGGAACTCGCTCGGCGTGCTGCCGGTGCGCACCCCCGAGGTGGTCCGCCGCACCGTCGAGGAGGAGTGGGGCCAGGGCCTGATCACCAGCTGGAACGCGGCCGGCTGGACCGAGCTGCCGCACACCCTGGGCGACCGGATCGCGCCGCTGGTCGGCGCCGCGGCCGGCGAGGTGCTGGTCTGCGACAGCGTCTCGGTCAACCTGTTCAAGATCCTCACCGCCGCGCTGCGGATGCGCCCGGGCCGGCGCACGGTGCTCGGCGAGCGGGACACCTTCCCGACCGACCTCTACATCGCCGAGGGCGTCACCGGGCTGTTCGACGGCGCGCGCAGCGTGCTGCTCGGCTCGCTGGACGAGCTGGACGAGCAGCTGGCCGGCGGTGACGTGGCCGTCGTGCTGCTCTCCCACGTGGACTACCGCACCGGCGTGCTGCTGGACATGGCGGAGATCACCGAACGGGTGCACCGGGCGGGCGCGCTGATGGTCTGGGACCTGTGCCACTCGGCCGGCGCGCTGCCGATCGACCTGACGGCCTGCCAGGTGGACTTCGCGGTGGGCTGCACCTACAAGTACCTGAACGCCGGGCCGTGCGCGCCGGGCTTCCTGTACGCCGCGCCCCGGCACCACGCGGCGGTGCGGCAGCCGCTGACCGGCTGGTTCGGGCACGCCGAGCCGTTCTCCTTCAAGCCCGAGTACCGGCCGACCGAGGGGATCGGGCAGTTCCTCACCAGCTTCCCGCCGCTGCTGGCGCTGGCCGGGCTGCGGGCCACCCTGGAGATCTGGGAGCAGGTGGACCTGGCCCAGGTGCGGGCCAAGAGCCTGGCGCTGACCGAGCTGTTCATGGGCCGCTGCGCGCAACTGGGCCTGGAGGTCGTCACCCCGGCCGAGCCGGAGCGGCGCGGCAGCCAGGTGGCGCTCCGGCACCCGGACGGCTTCCCGGTGGTGCAGGCGCTGATCGAGCGCGGGGTGATCGGCGACTTCCGGGCGCCCGACCTGATGCGGTTCGGCTTCACCCCGCTCTACACCTCCTACACCGATGCCTGGGACGCCGCGGAGGCGCTGCGCGAGGTGCTGGCCAGCGGGGAGTGGCAGGCCGAACGGTTCCACCGGCGCGGCGCGGTGACCTGA
- a CDS encoding Lrp/AsnC family transcriptional regulator produces the protein MALDALDRRLLAELQADARLSYNELSRRVSLSSPAVAERVRRLEADGVIGGYHAHVDLARAGLPITALVQVQCYGPRCVLRDPEVADWPEVLQLHRVTGGACCVLLVAVPGMAEFEALADRLAAYGRPESSMVLSSPVPWRPVNPPPNA, from the coding sequence ATGGCACTGGACGCGCTGGACCGCCGGCTGCTCGCCGAACTGCAGGCCGACGCCAGGCTCTCCTACAACGAATTGTCCCGCCGGGTCAGCCTGTCGTCCCCGGCGGTCGCCGAGCGGGTGCGCCGGCTGGAGGCGGACGGGGTGATCGGCGGCTACCACGCGCACGTCGACCTGGCCAGGGCCGGCCTGCCGATCACCGCGCTGGTCCAGGTGCAGTGCTACGGGCCGCGCTGCGTGCTGCGCGACCCGGAGGTGGCCGACTGGCCGGAGGTGCTGCAGCTGCACCGGGTCACCGGCGGCGCCTGCTGCGTGCTGCTGGTCGCGGTCCCCGGGATGGCCGAGTTCGAGGCGCTGGCCGACCGGCTGGCCGCCTACGGCCGCCCGGAGAGCTCGATGGTCCTCTCCAGCCCGGTGCCCTGGCGCCCGGTGAACCCGCCGCCGAACGCCTGA
- a CDS encoding undecaprenyl-diphosphate phosphatase, translating to MSLTYPESIGVGLLQGVTELFPVSSLGHSILVPALLGGQVKKDLDMTAPNSPYLAVLVGLHLATALALVVFFRKDWIRVIRGLVSSIRERRIESVEQRLAWLLIVGTIPVGVAGLVAEKALRSALGKPLPAAIFLALNGLVLLGADRLRRGGGGRRRAGADAAHTPGEDPAIASDRRLAKLTLRQGVWIGAAQILALLPGISRSGVTMSTGILRGLNHEDAARFSFLLATPVIAAAAVLKVPELLKPEYTGIRGPVIVGSICAFAAGYVSVKFLTKYFENKSMTPFAIYCMVAGVGSAIYLSM from the coding sequence ATGTCCCTGACCTACCCGGAATCCATCGGCGTGGGCCTGCTGCAAGGCGTCACCGAGCTCTTCCCGGTCTCCAGCCTGGGGCACAGCATCCTGGTTCCGGCCCTGCTCGGCGGCCAGGTCAAGAAGGACCTGGACATGACCGCCCCCAACTCGCCGTACCTGGCGGTGCTGGTCGGCCTGCACCTGGCCACCGCGCTGGCCCTGGTGGTGTTCTTCCGCAAGGACTGGATACGCGTGATCCGCGGGCTGGTCAGCTCGATACGCGAGCGGCGGATCGAGAGCGTCGAGCAGCGGCTGGCCTGGCTGCTGATCGTCGGCACCATCCCGGTCGGCGTCGCCGGCCTGGTGGCCGAGAAGGCGCTGCGCAGCGCACTCGGCAAGCCGCTGCCGGCGGCGATCTTCCTGGCCCTGAACGGCCTGGTGCTGCTGGGCGCGGACCGGCTGCGCCGCGGTGGCGGCGGCCGTCGACGGGCCGGCGCGGATGCCGCGCACACCCCGGGCGAGGACCCGGCGATCGCCTCGGACCGCCGCCTGGCCAAGCTGACCCTGCGTCAGGGCGTCTGGATCGGCGCCGCCCAGATCCTCGCCCTGCTGCCCGGCATCAGCCGCTCCGGCGTCACCATGAGCACCGGCATCCTGCGCGGCCTCAACCACGAGGACGCGGCCCGGTTCTCCTTCCTGCTGGCCACCCCGGTGATCGCGGCCGCCGCGGTGCTGAAGGTGCCGGAGCTGCTCAAGCCCGAGTACACCGGCATCCGCGGCCCGGTGATCGTCGGCTCGATCTGCGCCTTCGCGGCCGGCTACGTCTCGGTGAAGTTCCTCACCAAGTACTTCGAGAACAAGAGCATGACGCCGTTCGCGATCTACTGCATGGTCGCGGGCGTCGGCAGCGCCATCTACCTGAGCATGTGA
- a CDS encoding Lrp/AsnC family transcriptional regulator, which yields MANPATLDRLDQRLVCALQLDGRAEPGRIAAALGVSVRTVTRRLARLRETGVARVVLMPRAEDEAVGALLLRVRVLSGRVAAVAEALAARLDVPFVDVMLGGQEVGAVLVTDQPGRDRLFYRQLPGTDAVTETTVHAVLHLFGDAGGWRAGLLSPDEEAALAVAPEPDAVRLTAGELDELDRALLAALAPDARRSASGLAAELGTPESTVRRRLLRLGAGGLLHTHVTVDPRLLGLAVDANLWLSVPPGRLAEAGEALAAHPQTHGVAATSGPHNLMAAVFCPDYESLYRFTTEVLGPLGADRVEAAIVGRAVKRAGARVVLPRL from the coding sequence ATGGCGAATCCGGCCACCCTGGACCGACTCGACCAGCGGCTGGTCTGCGCGCTGCAACTGGACGGCCGGGCCGAGCCGGGCCGGATCGCCGCGGCGCTCGGGGTCTCGGTCCGCACGGTGACCAGGCGGCTGGCCCGGCTGCGGGAGACCGGGGTGGCCCGGGTGGTGCTGATGCCCCGCGCGGAGGACGAGGCGGTCGGCGCCCTGCTGCTGCGGGTGCGGGTGCTGAGCGGCCGGGTCGCGGCGGTGGCGGAGGCGCTGGCCGCCCGCCTCGACGTGCCCTTCGTGGACGTGATGCTCGGCGGCCAGGAGGTGGGCGCGGTGCTCGTCACCGACCAGCCGGGCCGGGACCGGCTCTTCTACCGGCAGCTGCCGGGCACCGACGCGGTGACCGAGACCACGGTGCACGCCGTGCTGCACCTGTTCGGGGACGCCGGCGGCTGGCGGGCGGGGCTGCTCAGCCCCGACGAGGAGGCCGCGCTGGCGGTGGCGCCGGAGCCCGACGCGGTCCGGCTGACGGCGGGTGAGCTGGACGAGCTGGACCGGGCCCTGCTCGCCGCGCTCGCCCCGGACGCCCGCCGCTCGGCGAGCGGGCTCGCCGCGGAGCTCGGCACGCCCGAGTCCACGGTGCGGCGGCGCCTGCTGCGACTGGGGGCGGGCGGCCTGCTGCACACCCACGTGACCGTCGATCCGCGGCTGCTCGGCCTCGCGGTGGATGCCAACCTCTGGCTCTCGGTGCCGCCCGGCCGGCTCGCGGAGGCGGGCGAAGCCCTCGCGGCCCATCCGCAGACGCACGGGGTGGCGGCCACCAGCGGCCCGCACAACCTGATGGCGGCGGTCTTCTGCCCGGACTACGAGTCGCTCTACCGGTTCACCACCGAGGTGCTCGGCCCGCTGGGCGCCGACCGGGTGGAGGCGGCGATCGTCGGCCGGGCGGTCAAGCGGGCCGGCGCCCGGGTGGTGCTGCCCAGGCTCTGA
- a CDS encoding inositol monophosphatase family protein, which produces MSELLVRVEAAVRETGARLTELHRPEPTRATDRPAAMRAFAELDAPAAELLRERLSALHPQAGWVAEELDTAVPTSGDWWLCDATDGAIQYLLGLPHWAVTATLLRDGEPLLAVVHAPQLGLTYTALCGTGAWLNGRPIAPSRRELAAAVVATSQPPTVPADPTAVHRAGSSLSAVLSGGVLAVRNLGPTSLQVAQVGSGHLDAFWEFGLDGANLLPGALIAAEAGAMVTDHTGAPWRPAESAGFLAAGPGTHAELARLLS; this is translated from the coding sequence ATGAGCGAGCTGCTGGTCCGGGTCGAGGCGGCGGTGCGCGAGACCGGCGCCCGGCTGACCGAACTGCACCGGCCCGAGCCGACTCGGGCGACCGACCGGCCTGCTGCCATGCGCGCCTTCGCCGAGCTCGACGCGCCGGCCGCCGAGTTGCTGCGCGAGCGGCTGTCCGCACTGCACCCGCAGGCCGGCTGGGTGGCCGAGGAGCTGGACACCGCCGTGCCGACCAGCGGCGACTGGTGGCTCTGCGACGCCACCGACGGCGCGATCCAGTACTTGCTCGGCCTGCCGCACTGGGCGGTGACGGCGACCCTGCTGCGGGACGGCGAGCCGCTGCTCGCCGTGGTGCACGCCCCGCAGTTGGGCCTCACCTACACCGCCCTGTGCGGCACCGGTGCCTGGCTGAACGGCCGTCCGATCGCGCCCTCGCGACGGGAGTTGGCCGCCGCCGTGGTGGCCACCAGCCAGCCGCCCACGGTGCCGGCGGACCCGACCGCCGTGCACCGGGCGGGCAGTTCGCTCAGCGCGGTGCTGAGCGGCGGGGTGCTGGCCGTGCGCAACCTCGGCCCCACCTCGCTCCAGGTCGCCCAGGTCGGCTCCGGACACCTGGACGCCTTCTGGGAGTTCGGCCTGGACGGCGCCAACCTCCTGCCGGGCGCACTGATCGCCGCCGAGGCCGGCGCCATGGTCACCGACCACACCGGGGCGCCCTGGCGGCCGGCGGAGTCCGCCGGCTTCCTGGCCGCCGGCCCCGGCACCCACGCCGAACTGGCGCGGCTGCTCAGCTGA
- a CDS encoding response regulator: MTIRVLLVDDQPLLRVAFTLVLDSQPDLAVAGEAADGAEAVRLVGELHPDVVLMDVRMPGMDGIEATRQIVETSPDTKVLILTTFDLDEYAFAGLRAGASGFLLKNAQPAELLSAVRSVAAGDAVVAPRITRLLLDQFAAELPADGSADRSRSAVESLTARERSVLAQVARGLSNAEVAAELSLAEATVKTHVSRILLKLGLRDRVQAVVFAYENRLVRPA; encoded by the coding sequence ATGACCATCCGAGTGCTGCTGGTGGACGACCAGCCACTGCTGCGGGTCGCCTTCACCCTGGTCCTGGACTCCCAGCCGGACCTCGCGGTGGCCGGCGAGGCCGCCGACGGCGCCGAGGCCGTCCGGCTGGTCGGCGAGCTGCACCCGGACGTGGTGCTGATGGACGTCCGGATGCCCGGGATGGACGGCATCGAGGCGACCCGGCAGATCGTCGAGACCTCGCCGGACACCAAGGTGCTCATCCTGACCACCTTCGACCTGGACGAGTACGCCTTCGCCGGGCTGCGGGCCGGCGCCTCCGGCTTCCTGCTGAAGAACGCCCAGCCGGCCGAGCTGCTCAGCGCGGTGCGCAGCGTGGCGGCCGGCGACGCGGTGGTGGCGCCGCGGATCACCCGGCTGCTGCTCGACCAGTTCGCCGCCGAGCTGCCGGCCGACGGCTCGGCGGACCGCTCGCGCAGCGCCGTGGAGTCGCTGACCGCCCGGGAGCGCAGCGTGCTGGCGCAGGTGGCCCGGGGGCTGTCCAACGCCGAGGTGGCGGCCGAGCTGTCGCTGGCCGAGGCCACCGTGAAGACCCACGTCAGTCGGATCCTGCTCAAGCTGGGCCTGCGGGACCGGGTGCAGGCGGTGGTGTTCGCGTACGAAAACCGTTTGGTCCGCCCGGCCTGA
- a CDS encoding DoxX family protein produces the protein MGCVNRKDLGLFVLRAAVGGVLFSHGTQKLFGWFGGGGLEGTAKGMEAMGFKPGGQSALAAGLGEAGGGALLVAGLATPVAGPVVAGTMAGAISVHFPHGFFITKGGYEYPALLGVCGLALSIAGPGRYSLDELTGHTLNRPLLGLLSFAAAAAGAYGVVGKRERGVREAAIAAAESEPE, from the coding sequence ATGGGCTGTGTCAACCGCAAGGACCTGGGACTGTTCGTGCTGCGGGCGGCCGTCGGCGGGGTGCTGTTCTCGCACGGCACCCAGAAGCTCTTCGGCTGGTTCGGCGGCGGCGGGCTGGAGGGCACCGCGAAGGGGATGGAGGCGATGGGCTTCAAGCCCGGCGGGCAGAGCGCGCTGGCGGCCGGCCTGGGCGAGGCGGGCGGCGGCGCGCTGCTGGTCGCCGGGCTGGCCACCCCGGTGGCCGGGCCGGTGGTGGCGGGCACCATGGCCGGGGCGATCTCGGTGCACTTCCCGCACGGCTTCTTCATCACCAAGGGCGGCTACGAGTACCCGGCGCTGCTCGGCGTCTGCGGCCTGGCGCTCTCCATCGCCGGCCCCGGCCGGTACTCGCTGGACGAGCTGACCGGCCACACCCTCAACCGTCCGCTGCTCGGCCTGCTCTCCTTCGCCGCCGCGGCGGCCGGTGCCTACGGCGTGGTGGGCAAGCGCGAGCGGGGGGTCCGCGAGGCGGCCATCGCGGCGGCCGAGTCCGAGCCGGAGTGA
- a CDS encoding tryptophan 2,3-dioxygenase, whose translation MAQSTVQEPNLVFDPDLAAEAAGQSGATPYERYARLDVLHTLQQPRSEVDAELSFIITTQVMELLFDLLRHEWTVAQRALRADDPAGARAALRRGALTQDVLNNSWDLLATLTPVEFSAFRPVLGEASGFQSSAYLKLEFLLGNKSGRLLEMYAGAPEVQRELTEALHAPTLYDEVLALLARRGLLAAAPAAGPERYRADAAVQAAWLTVYTEPAHADLFALGEALLDTAERVTRWRQRHYSSVKRTMGEKPGSGGSSGMTWLKSAADQDVFPELWTVRGEL comes from the coding sequence ATGGCCCAGTCCACCGTCCAGGAACCGAACCTGGTCTTCGACCCCGACCTGGCGGCCGAGGCGGCCGGGCAGTCCGGCGCCACACCCTACGAGCGCTACGCCCGGCTCGACGTGCTGCACACCCTGCAGCAGCCGCGCAGCGAGGTGGACGCCGAGCTGTCCTTCATCATCACGACCCAGGTGATGGAGCTGCTCTTCGACCTGCTGCGCCACGAATGGACCGTGGCCCAGCGGGCGCTGCGGGCCGACGACCCGGCCGGCGCCCGGGCCGCGCTGCGCCGGGGCGCGCTCACCCAGGACGTGCTGAACAACTCCTGGGACCTGCTGGCCACCCTCACGCCGGTGGAGTTCAGCGCCTTCCGGCCGGTGCTGGGCGAGGCCTCCGGGTTCCAGTCCTCGGCCTACCTCAAGCTGGAGTTCCTGCTCGGCAACAAGTCCGGCCGACTGCTGGAGATGTACGCCGGCGCGCCCGAGGTGCAGCGCGAGCTCACCGAGGCGCTGCACGCGCCCACGCTCTACGACGAGGTGCTGGCCCTGCTGGCCCGGCGCGGCCTGCTGGCCGCCGCCCCCGCCGCGGGCCCGGAGCGGTACCGGGCGGACGCCGCCGTGCAGGCCGCCTGGCTGACCGTCTACACCGAACCCGCACACGCCGACCTGTTCGCACTGGGCGAGGCGCTGCTGGACACTGCGGAGCGGGTCACCCGGTGGCGTCAGCGGCACTACTCCTCGGTGAAGCGCACCATGGGCGAGAAGCCGGGCAGCGGCGGCTCCTCCGGGATGACCTGGTTGAAGAGCGCCGCCGACCAGGACGTCTTTCCGGAGCTGTGGACCGTACGAGGAGAGCTGTGA
- a CDS encoding MarC family protein yields the protein MSVLNLSSAFVTFFAVVGPPKVLLAYAHLSRTRTHRELVRLLAVSTALAAAVGVLMSSLADAVTSFFHVSDESLQLAGGVIFFLYAVGLVLGVHFGSDEELDGDELNNPLAEGVRELTLPYIASPLAITAVLVESLTKDTWGWRFTVTGAYLAVVAINAISVLLLAPLLRRTHQTSLEVLSRLLGLLLAAVGVELFLDGLSGLGVHLSSTGGH from the coding sequence ATGTCGGTCCTGAACCTGAGCAGCGCGTTCGTCACCTTCTTCGCCGTGGTCGGCCCGCCCAAGGTGCTGCTCGCCTACGCGCACCTGAGCCGCACCCGCACCCACCGGGAGCTGGTGCGGCTGCTCGCGGTGAGCACCGCGCTGGCGGCCGCGGTCGGGGTGCTGATGTCCTCGCTGGCCGACGCGGTGACCTCGTTCTTCCACGTGAGCGACGAGTCGCTGCAGCTGGCCGGCGGGGTGATCTTCTTCCTCTACGCGGTCGGGCTGGTGCTGGGCGTGCACTTCGGCTCGGACGAGGAGCTGGACGGCGACGAGCTGAACAACCCGCTGGCCGAGGGCGTGCGGGAGCTGACCCTGCCGTACATCGCCAGCCCGCTGGCGATCACCGCCGTGCTGGTGGAATCGCTGACCAAGGACACCTGGGGCTGGCGGTTCACCGTCACCGGGGCGTACCTGGCGGTGGTGGCGATCAACGCGATCAGCGTGCTGCTGCTGGCGCCGCTGCTGCGGCGCACCCACCAGACCTCGCTGGAGGTGCTCTCCCGGCTGCTCGGGCTGCTGCTGGCGGCGGTCGGCGTGGAGCTCTTCCTGGACGGCCTGTCGGGCCTGGGGGTGCACCTGTCGAGCACCGGCGGGCATTGA
- a CDS encoding choice-of-anchor A family protein — protein MRHRGRSALLAAVAVAALAVLPGTHAAAVQLPPPLGPCGGPDCPSTWQPPNNGTIAGRDSNINVFVGGNYDATGRAAEVEGRIVTLGDFTLDKSGGGGGFNMGEVGVGSRVPPPNGSDFVSVGGNVTSRPGNHIIVGGPDAYGNLRYGGTLTGNITVEPTGQAVHDTGVRDEYAPLRDTIHTFSDCAAQQTATGTVAVTNSEATFTGDGTSARQVFNVTGNLASSSGGQIGLVFTNIPAGATVIVNMLSDAPVINTYTGTGQAGDQLTELRPKLLWNFPTASSATVTGSAQFQGSIMAGNPAGTTTLSQPGINGRVYLAGNLVQTSSGGGYEIHAYPFDGDLPECGTTPTPTPTPSPTESPTPSPSPTTPTASPTTPTASPTETVTASTSVSPSPSASETGETHSPRPTSSNSGELPDTGADDTGPLLGTVGGLLIAGGAAVLAGHQLTRRRGRHS, from the coding sequence ATGAGGCACAGAGGCAGATCCGCACTGCTGGCGGCGGTCGCGGTGGCCGCACTGGCGGTGTTGCCGGGCACCCACGCGGCGGCGGTGCAGCTGCCGCCCCCACTCGGGCCCTGTGGCGGTCCGGACTGCCCCTCGACCTGGCAGCCGCCGAACAACGGCACCATCGCCGGCCGCGACTCCAACATCAACGTCTTCGTCGGCGGCAACTACGACGCGACCGGCCGGGCCGCCGAGGTCGAGGGCCGGATCGTCACCCTGGGCGATTTCACGCTGGACAAGAGCGGCGGTGGCGGCGGCTTCAACATGGGGGAGGTCGGCGTCGGCTCCCGGGTCCCGCCGCCGAACGGCAGCGACTTCGTCTCGGTCGGCGGCAACGTCACCTCCCGGCCGGGCAACCACATCATCGTCGGCGGGCCCGACGCCTACGGGAACCTGCGCTACGGCGGCACCCTCACCGGCAACATCACCGTCGAGCCCACCGGACAGGCGGTGCACGACACCGGCGTGCGCGACGAGTACGCGCCGCTGCGCGACACCATCCACACCTTCTCCGACTGCGCCGCGCAGCAGACCGCCACCGGCACCGTGGCCGTCACCAACAGCGAGGCCACCTTCACCGGTGACGGCACCAGCGCCCGGCAGGTCTTCAACGTCACCGGGAACCTGGCCAGCTCCAGCGGCGGCCAGATCGGCCTGGTCTTCACCAACATCCCGGCCGGCGCCACGGTGATCGTCAACATGCTGTCCGACGCCCCGGTGATCAACACCTACACCGGCACCGGCCAGGCGGGCGACCAGCTGACCGAGCTGCGCCCCAAGCTGCTGTGGAACTTCCCGACCGCCAGCAGCGCCACCGTCACCGGCAGCGCGCAGTTCCAGGGCTCGATCATGGCCGGCAACCCGGCCGGCACCACGACGCTCTCCCAGCCCGGCATCAACGGCCGGGTCTACCTGGCCGGCAACCTGGTCCAGACCAGCTCGGGCGGTGGCTACGAGATCCACGCCTACCCGTTCGACGGCGACCTGCCGGAGTGCGGCACCACGCCCACCCCGACCCCGACCCCGAGCCCCACCGAGTCGCCCACCCCCTCGCCGTCGCCCACCACCCCGACCGCGAGCCCGACCACCCCGACCGCCTCGCCCACCGAGACCGTCACCGCCAGCACCTCGGTGAGCCCCAGCCCCTCGGCCAGCGAGACCGGCGAGACGCACTCGCCCCGGCCCACCTCCAGCAACAGCGGCGAGCTGCCCGACACCGGCGCCGACGACACCGGTCCGCTGCTCGGCACCGTCGGCGGGCTGCTGATCGCCGGCGGCGCGGCCGTCCTGGCCGGCCACCAGCTGACCCGCCGCCGCGGCCGCCACAGCTGA